In Zingiber officinale cultivar Zhangliang chromosome 1A, Zo_v1.1, whole genome shotgun sequence, a genomic segment contains:
- the LOC122038606 gene encoding ethylene-responsive transcription factor WIN1-like, with protein sequence MVQSKKFRGVRQRHWGSWVSEIRHPLLKRRVWLGTFETAEEAARAYDEAAVLMSGRNAKTNFPVPPRAADGADAKALSEALSAKLRKCCKAAPAPSLTCLRLDTEKSHIGVWQKRAGARDGASSWVMTVELGNPLAAVATAPPQQATSSSPSSSSAGPTAVDEEERLTLQMIEELLNRKHAGVEGEDSFFL encoded by the exons ATGGTACAGTCCAAGAAGTTCCGAGGTGTGAGGCAGCGCCACTGGGGCTCCTGGGTTTCAGAAATCAGACACCCTCTACT CAAGCGCAGGGTGTGGCTGGGCACGTTCGAGACTGCGGAGGAGGCGGCGCGCGCGTACGACGAGGCGGCGGTGCTCATGAGCGGCCGCAACGCCAAGACCAACTTCCCGGTGCCCCCGCGGGCGGCCGACGGCGCCGACGCCAAGGCGCTGTCGGAGGCGCTCAGCGCCAAGCTGCGCAAGTGCTGCAAGGCCGCGCCCGCGCCGTCGCTCACCTGCCTCCGCCTCGACACCGAGAAGTCCCACATCGGCGTCTGGCAGAAGCGCGCCGGCGCGCGCGACGGCGCCTCCAGCTGGGTCATGACCGTGGAGCTCGGCAACCCGCTCGCCGCCGTCGCCACAGCGCCGCCTCAACAGGCCACTTCATcatctccctcctcctcctctgccgGCCCGACGGCGGTGGATGAGGAGGAGCGACTGACGTTGCAGATGATAGAAGAGCTCCTCAACCGGAAGCATGCTGGAGTAGAAGGTGAAGACAGCTTCTTCCTCTGA